Proteins co-encoded in one Luteolibacter sp. Y139 genomic window:
- the ppdK gene encoding pyruvate, phosphate dikinase — protein MRLSTVNLLHELQMATVKKSAKKAAKKAPAAKGTKYVYTWGNGKADGNGSMKALLGGKGANLAEMTRIGLPVPPGFTVTTEVCTYFYANKKTYPSSLQAQMEAGVKNMEKIMGCKFGDAKGLPLLVAVRSGARDSMPGMMDTILNLGLNDETVKSLAAVTKNERFAWDCYRRFVQMYGDVVLGVQKTEGEDHEPFEVVIEEFKHEKYHKDIIDSDLTADDQKELVKRFKALVKNRTGKGFPSDPWEQLRGAAGAVFSSWMNDRAIVYRRKYNIPAEWGTAVNVQAMVYGNTGDTSGSGVAFTRNPANGVNEFYGEFLVNAQGEDVVAGVRTPDPVALMKKAMPKPFAELMKVRAILEKHFKDVQDVEFTVQEGKLFMLQTRNGKRTAAAALKFSMDMVKEGLIDWKTAVLRNPADQLDQLLAPIFDLAEVKKAKELAKGLPAGPGAASGKIYLNADRAAAAAEKGERVLLVRNETSPEDLRGMIAAEGILTAKGGVSSHAALVARQMGKVCICGASTIDIDYDKKTVKVAGETFKEGDYLSIDGTSGTVYGGELKTAPSEIITGIVDGDKVAKKTEKFKSFLKLMEWCEQATKMAVRTNADTPEQTRIAVAFGAVGIGLTRTEHMFFEGDRIDAMREMILATTLEARKAALAKLLPYQREDFTGIFKTLKGLPATIRLLDPPLHEFLPHTKEQQLDLSKKIGVPVEKIIQRVHDLHEFNPMLGHRGCRLGIAYPEITEMQARAIFEAAADVAKKKIAVKPEVMIPLVGFGKEFELQAAIVHSVAKEVMAEKKVSFEYQVGTMIEVPRGALTADEIAKGAEFFSFGTNDLTQTALGISRDDMGAFLMPYIESEVFSKNPFATLDATGVGQLMETAVTKGRSTRPNIKLGICGEHGGDPDSVKFCHKLGLNYVSCSPYRVPVARLAAAQAAIEEGKGAAPAKKAAKKAAKKAPAKKAAKKAAKKK, from the coding sequence ATGCGCCTTTCCACAGTTAACCTACTCCACGAACTACAGATGGCTACCGTGAAGAAGTCCGCCAAAAAGGCGGCCAAAAAAGCGCCCGCTGCCAAGGGCACCAAGTACGTCTACACCTGGGGCAACGGCAAAGCCGATGGCAACGGGTCGATGAAGGCCCTCCTCGGCGGCAAAGGCGCGAACCTCGCGGAAATGACCCGCATTGGTCTGCCTGTGCCTCCTGGATTCACCGTGACCACCGAGGTCTGCACCTACTTCTACGCCAACAAGAAGACCTACCCGTCCTCCCTGCAGGCTCAGATGGAAGCTGGCGTGAAGAACATGGAGAAGATCATGGGCTGCAAGTTCGGCGATGCGAAGGGCCTCCCGCTCCTCGTGGCCGTGCGCTCCGGTGCCCGCGATTCCATGCCGGGCATGATGGACACCATCCTCAACCTCGGCCTCAACGACGAGACCGTGAAGTCCCTCGCCGCCGTCACCAAGAACGAGCGCTTCGCTTGGGACTGCTATCGCCGCTTCGTCCAGATGTATGGCGACGTCGTTCTCGGCGTGCAGAAGACCGAAGGCGAAGACCACGAGCCTTTCGAGGTCGTGATCGAAGAATTCAAGCACGAGAAGTATCACAAGGACATCATCGACTCCGACCTCACGGCCGATGACCAAAAGGAACTCGTGAAGCGCTTCAAGGCGCTCGTGAAGAACCGCACCGGCAAGGGTTTCCCTTCCGATCCTTGGGAGCAGCTCCGCGGTGCCGCCGGTGCCGTGTTCAGCTCTTGGATGAATGACCGCGCGATCGTGTATCGCCGCAAGTACAACATCCCTGCCGAGTGGGGCACCGCCGTGAACGTGCAGGCGATGGTCTACGGCAACACCGGTGACACCTCCGGTTCCGGCGTGGCCTTCACCCGTAACCCCGCCAACGGCGTGAACGAATTCTACGGCGAGTTCCTCGTGAACGCGCAGGGCGAAGACGTCGTCGCCGGTGTCCGCACCCCGGATCCGGTCGCCCTCATGAAGAAGGCGATGCCGAAGCCCTTCGCGGAACTGATGAAGGTCCGCGCCATCCTTGAGAAGCACTTCAAGGACGTGCAGGACGTCGAGTTCACCGTGCAGGAAGGCAAGCTGTTCATGCTTCAGACCCGTAACGGCAAGCGCACCGCTGCTGCCGCGCTGAAGTTCTCCATGGACATGGTGAAGGAAGGCCTCATCGACTGGAAGACCGCCGTTCTCCGCAACCCGGCCGACCAGCTCGACCAACTCCTCGCCCCGATCTTCGACCTCGCCGAAGTGAAGAAGGCAAAGGAACTCGCCAAGGGTCTCCCGGCCGGCCCAGGTGCCGCTTCCGGTAAGATCTACCTCAACGCCGACCGCGCCGCGGCCGCCGCTGAAAAGGGTGAGCGCGTCCTCCTCGTCCGCAACGAAACCTCTCCGGAAGACCTTCGCGGCATGATCGCTGCCGAGGGCATCCTTACCGCCAAGGGCGGTGTTTCGTCCCACGCCGCTCTCGTCGCCCGCCAGATGGGCAAGGTTTGTATCTGTGGTGCCTCCACCATCGATATCGACTATGACAAGAAGACCGTGAAGGTCGCAGGTGAAACCTTCAAGGAAGGTGACTACCTCTCGATCGACGGCACCAGCGGCACCGTTTACGGTGGCGAGCTGAAGACCGCTCCTTCGGAAATCATCACCGGCATCGTCGATGGCGACAAGGTGGCGAAGAAGACCGAGAAGTTTAAGAGCTTCCTCAAGCTCATGGAATGGTGTGAGCAAGCCACCAAGATGGCCGTCCGCACCAATGCCGACACCCCGGAGCAGACCCGTATCGCAGTGGCCTTCGGCGCTGTCGGCATCGGCCTGACCCGTACCGAGCACATGTTCTTCGAAGGTGACCGCATCGACGCGATGCGCGAGATGATCCTCGCCACCACGCTGGAAGCCCGCAAGGCCGCCCTGGCCAAGCTCCTTCCTTACCAGCGCGAGGACTTCACCGGCATCTTCAAGACCCTCAAGGGTCTGCCGGCCACCATCCGCCTCCTGGACCCGCCGCTCCACGAATTCCTTCCTCACACGAAGGAGCAGCAGCTCGATCTCTCCAAGAAAATCGGCGTGCCGGTCGAGAAGATCATCCAGCGCGTGCACGACCTGCACGAGTTCAACCCGATGCTCGGCCACCGCGGCTGCCGCCTCGGCATCGCCTACCCGGAAATCACCGAGATGCAGGCCCGCGCCATCTTCGAAGCCGCCGCTGACGTGGCGAAGAAGAAGATCGCCGTGAAGCCTGAGGTGATGATCCCGCTCGTCGGTTTCGGCAAGGAGTTCGAACTCCAGGCCGCCATCGTCCACAGCGTGGCGAAGGAAGTCATGGCCGAGAAGAAGGTCAGCTTCGAATACCAGGTTGGCACCATGATCGAAGTCCCACGCGGTGCCCTCACCGCCGACGAGATCGCCAAGGGCGCCGAGTTCTTCAGCTTCGGCACCAACGACCTCACCCAGACCGCTCTCGGCATCAGCCGTGACGACATGGGCGCGTTCCTCATGCCATACATCGAAAGCGAAGTGTTCTCCAAGAACCCGTTCGCCACCCTCGATGCGACCGGCGTGGGCCAGCTCATGGAAACCGCCGTCACCAAGGGCCGCAGCACCCGTCCGAACATCAAGCTCGGCATCTGCGGTGAGCACGGTGGTGATCCGGACTCCGTGAAGTTCTGCCACAAGCTCGGCCTGAACTACGTGTCCTGCTCGCCATACCGCGTGCCCGTCGCCCGCCTCGCCGCTGCCCAGGCCGCGATCGAAGAAGGCAAGGGTGCCGCTCCGGCAAAGAAGGCTGCCAAGAAAGCCGCCAAGAAGGCTCCTGCGAAAAAGGCAGCCAAGAAGGCCGCAAAGAAGAAGTAA
- a CDS encoding sigma-70 family RNA polymerase sigma factor, with amino-acid sequence MERKNFRHQFSFRLNRQRIKVVASTVEERQEAQDLEEFVTAMTNCQADLFVFIRMLCGDSHLAADIRQAVNVTLWRKRDDFTLGTNFRNWAYRVADFEVKSQLRKLRRRQCSPLDDGLLERFATELPAAVDELPERRVALARCMERLNARDLELIRHRYWSEGSLEAHAKSTNRSVGTLKARLFQLRTLLRQCVRQRLLEAHE; translated from the coding sequence ATGGAACGGAAAAATTTCCGTCACCAATTTTCATTTCGATTAAACCGACAGCGGATAAAGGTCGTAGCAAGTACGGTGGAAGAACGCCAAGAAGCCCAGGACTTGGAGGAATTCGTCACGGCAATGACCAATTGTCAGGCGGACTTGTTCGTGTTCATCCGGATGCTTTGCGGCGACTCTCACCTCGCCGCTGACATTCGGCAGGCCGTGAATGTCACGCTCTGGCGGAAGCGCGACGACTTCACCTTGGGCACCAATTTCCGGAATTGGGCCTATAGGGTGGCAGATTTCGAGGTGAAATCGCAGCTCCGCAAGCTACGTCGGCGGCAGTGTTCCCCACTTGATGACGGTCTATTGGAACGCTTCGCCACCGAGCTGCCGGCCGCCGTGGACGAATTGCCGGAACGCCGGGTCGCACTCGCCCGCTGCATGGAACGGCTGAATGCGCGCGACCTCGAACTGATCCGCCACCGCTACTGGTCGGAAGGCTCGCTGGAGGCACACGCCAAGTCGACCAACCGCAGCGTTGGCACCCTGAAAGCTAGGCTTTTTCAATTGCGCACACTGCTGCGGCAGTGCGTGCGACAACGACTTTTGGAAGCACACGAATGA
- a CDS encoding response regulator transcription factor: MKKTILIIEDEPEMRRNLATILRLEQFHPLVAENGRIGVETALREKPDLILCDVMMPELDGYGVLRELRADTATEATPFIFLTAKGEKPDIRSGMNLGADDYLTKPVAKADLLDAISSRLTRAGQTAVTAFDPDFSSSAPLEAAFSLTPRVAETLLWLAQGKTNGDIATILGISESTVKKHVLEIFTALNVETRTAACLLAVEALSAN; the protein is encoded by the coding sequence ATGAAAAAGACGATCCTCATCATCGAAGACGAGCCCGAGATGCGCCGAAATCTGGCGACCATCCTGCGCTTGGAGCAGTTTCACCCGCTCGTCGCCGAAAACGGCCGCATCGGTGTCGAAACCGCGCTGCGGGAAAAGCCGGACCTGATCCTCTGCGACGTGATGATGCCGGAACTGGATGGCTACGGCGTGCTCCGTGAACTCCGAGCCGACACCGCGACCGAGGCCACGCCGTTCATTTTCCTCACCGCCAAGGGCGAGAAGCCGGACATCCGCTCCGGCATGAACCTCGGCGCCGACGACTACCTGACCAAGCCGGTCGCCAAAGCCGACCTGCTCGATGCAATTTCCTCCCGCCTCACCCGCGCCGGGCAGACTGCGGTCACGGCATTCGATCCCGATTTCAGCTCTTCCGCTCCCCTCGAAGCCGCTTTCAGCCTGACCCCGCGCGTCGCGGAAACCCTCCTCTGGCTGGCCCAGGGCAAGACCAACGGCGACATCGCCACCATCCTCGGCATCAGCGAGAGCACGGTTAAAAAGCATGTGCTCGAGATTTTCACGGCCCTGAACGTGGAAACCCGCACCGCCGCCTGCCTGCTGGCCGTCGAGGCACTGAGCGCGAATTAG
- a CDS encoding sensor histidine kinase, with the protein MESRSGQVLPPSAMGGDWFRVLFERSADAMTLIDPETGRFIDCNEASAEAIGAKNREEALGLSPPSLAPEFQSDGRPSTEAVVEHTRLTLEKGSHRFDWLMKRLDGIVTRVDIVATVMESEGRRVILTVTRNVEHSKRIEEDLRVSESRWSRVFEQAPISIQIFSPDGASRRVNAAFRKLFEPVMPDLSEFNIRRDPQLKAAGLSNHIERAFNGEVVSIPSIPFEMRIGENQPAKGVRWIGSTMFPVVDPDSGQLVEVVCVHEDDTARKQAEIAIQELNQSLESKFAERTTELRESEKRFKALFEHSPVGMARVDWEGNFLEVNSSFAQVVGYTPDEVAKMSYWDITPPEYNDDENQILESVKVNGHFGPFEKEYVHRDGHRVQITISGMLIEREGGHYELWGITQDISIRKRAEEALRASEKKFRTLFEESRQGVMIHDENTFFSEVNPAAAAMFGHDPSFFVGRHPSELAPEYQPSGELSEVVAKREIQKCLATGTARFDWTHRHRDGRDISIEVVLSRIPQGDKNFMQAVVIDMTERKRAEEELKRALERERELSQLKSNFVSMVSHEFRTPLGIIQSSAEILDDYLDQLDPAERREQLVSIIKNSRRMAGLMEDVLLLGRLDSGRMEFVPGPLDLAGLCRRMVDEVRSTTDARCPIEFSTRDLPTTALADESLLRHILLNLLSNAVKYSPPGDPVMFRATRNGDSLVFVVRDEGIGIPEQDLPALFETFRRGSNVGQTPGTGLGLVIVKQSVELHRGSISVESSENDGTTFTVEIPFSPA; encoded by the coding sequence ATGGAATCGCGCTCCGGCCAAGTTCTCCCGCCATCCGCCATGGGTGGCGACTGGTTTCGCGTGCTCTTCGAGCGCAGCGCCGACGCCATGACCTTGATCGATCCGGAGACAGGCCGCTTCATCGACTGCAATGAAGCCTCAGCGGAAGCCATCGGGGCGAAGAACCGCGAGGAAGCACTGGGACTTTCGCCACCATCCCTCGCGCCTGAGTTCCAATCGGATGGACGGCCATCCACCGAAGCCGTGGTGGAACACACGCGGCTGACGCTGGAGAAAGGCAGCCATCGCTTCGACTGGCTGATGAAGAGGCTCGATGGAATCGTCACCCGCGTCGATATCGTGGCCACCGTGATGGAGTCAGAAGGACGCAGAGTCATTCTAACCGTCACGCGCAATGTGGAGCACAGCAAACGCATCGAGGAAGACCTCCGCGTTTCCGAGTCACGCTGGAGCCGCGTTTTCGAACAGGCCCCGATCAGCATCCAGATCTTCTCGCCCGATGGTGCCAGCCGCCGGGTCAATGCCGCCTTCCGCAAGCTTTTCGAGCCGGTGATGCCGGACCTCAGCGAGTTCAACATCCGCCGCGATCCACAGCTCAAGGCCGCAGGCCTCAGCAATCACATCGAACGCGCCTTCAACGGAGAAGTAGTCAGCATTCCCTCGATCCCCTTCGAGATGCGCATCGGCGAGAACCAGCCCGCCAAGGGCGTCCGCTGGATCGGCTCCACCATGTTCCCCGTGGTCGATCCCGACAGCGGGCAGCTCGTCGAAGTGGTCTGCGTTCACGAAGACGACACTGCGCGCAAACAAGCCGAGATCGCGATCCAGGAACTGAACCAATCGCTTGAGTCGAAGTTCGCCGAGCGCACCACCGAGCTGCGTGAATCCGAGAAACGCTTCAAGGCTCTCTTCGAACACTCACCGGTCGGCATGGCGCGCGTCGATTGGGAGGGCAATTTCCTCGAGGTGAACTCGTCCTTCGCCCAAGTCGTAGGCTACACGCCGGATGAGGTGGCCAAAATGAGCTACTGGGACATCACCCCGCCTGAATACAACGACGACGAGAACCAGATCCTCGAGTCGGTAAAGGTCAATGGACACTTCGGCCCCTTTGAAAAGGAATATGTCCACCGCGACGGGCATCGCGTGCAGATCACCATCAGCGGCATGCTCATCGAGCGCGAAGGCGGGCACTACGAGCTATGGGGAATCACCCAGGACATCTCCATTCGCAAGCGCGCGGAAGAGGCTTTGCGTGCATCGGAAAAGAAGTTCCGCACCCTCTTCGAGGAGTCTCGCCAAGGCGTGATGATCCACGACGAGAACACCTTCTTTTCCGAAGTGAATCCCGCCGCAGCAGCGATGTTCGGCCATGACCCATCCTTCTTCGTCGGACGCCATCCTTCCGAACTGGCGCCCGAGTATCAGCCAAGTGGCGAGCTTTCCGAAGTGGTCGCGAAGCGCGAAATCCAAAAGTGCCTCGCCACCGGCACCGCGCGCTTCGACTGGACCCATCGTCATCGCGATGGCCGCGACATATCAATCGAGGTCGTATTGAGCCGCATCCCGCAAGGCGACAAGAACTTCATGCAGGCAGTCGTCATCGACATGACCGAACGCAAGCGCGCCGAGGAAGAACTGAAGCGCGCCTTGGAACGCGAACGCGAACTCAGCCAGCTGAAGAGCAACTTCGTCTCGATGGTCTCCCACGAGTTCCGCACCCCGCTCGGCATCATCCAGTCCTCGGCGGAAATCCTCGACGACTACCTCGACCAGCTCGATCCGGCCGAGCGCCGCGAGCAGCTCGTTTCCATCATCAAGAACTCCCGCCGCATGGCCGGCCTGATGGAGGACGTGCTCCTGTTAGGCCGCCTCGACTCCGGACGTATGGAATTCGTTCCCGGTCCGCTCGATCTCGCGGGCCTCTGCCGACGCATGGTCGATGAGGTGCGCTCGACCACCGACGCGCGCTGTCCCATCGAATTCTCCACCCGCGATCTGCCAACGACAGCTTTGGCAGACGAAAGCCTCCTGCGCCACATCCTGCTGAACCTCCTCAGCAATGCCGTGAAGTATTCACCGCCCGGAGATCCCGTGATGTTTCGCGCCACGCGCAATGGCGACTCACTTGTATTCGTGGTCCGCGATGAAGGCATCGGCATCCCGGAACAGGACCTGCCCGCGCTCTTCGAAACCTTCCGTCGCGGCTCGAATGTCGGCCAGACGCCCGGCACCGGTCTCGGCCTCGTGATCGTGAAGCAGAGCGTGGAGCTGCATCGCGGCTCCATCTCGGTCGAGAGCTCTGAGAACGACGGCACCACCTTCACCGTCGAGATCCCCTTTTCCCCAGCCTGA
- a CDS encoding beta strand repeat-containing protein, with product MNPRIETLSLALASALPISLAGIGHAASVTYDADLGTIGAQDGSGLGWNTTDANLWNGSANVTWPNTTADEIIFGAGSGAAGAVTVGTVNANKITLGTPGSGNYSLTGGTITLGGTTPTIAVNADASITSVIAGTVGLTKTGAGTLTLSGSSAYTGATSISGGSVVFTGGGSTGGGTLALGTASGNKSVLNMNSTGTLTHNGTVNVGGAGASANGAGAINQTAGTVNVMNNAAYVQLGFGGYGSYNISGGTLNFTSASGLRIGDQTGGLGSYVQSGGTVNMTRYFVVAGNQGTAPSGVATITGGTVNGGTAQWFILGNGGTATGTMNVGTAAGGTGTVVSRQANGITFGDSGTPTGILNVNNGTIQFNAGTIRKATGTGILNLNGGTLKANAAGLTLVNNTVTSANVYNGGLKVDTQANDATIAANLLTTTGNGIYPAGGIINMPAAAGTGYIGNPLVSVTTGGTGSGATAIANVLNGQVTGVTLTCPGQNYSAGDTVTFTFTGGGASSTAAPFAYVLTAGDVAANGSGGLTKLGTGKLTLSGTNTFTGPVNLTGPLDSSSLTLNNTTLTINGFVPNATVPPVQALGSFTTGGTVQVVVNGTYTTGQWPLIYYPFGGSIGGAGLAAMQLQTGALPRGVVASLVNNTSSSSVDISITTTPLTWKGNTNANWDINTTTNWTIGAAAQKYLEGDIVLFNDSATGSTSVTLNTTVAPQGVTFDNATKNYTLSGSGSIGGTGTLTKSNSGTLTLLTANTSTGATTVQGGTLQLGNGTVNGSIAGSLANNDTVIFNPAGTSTHAGAIGDGSGTFNKNGSGTQIITSPTNTATGTFKVNGGTLQFGNGTTNGAPGAAYYEVNAGTSLRFEQATATAVPWSGITGSGNIYLNSAQAVNASAAWGSTSLPAEYTGVVRVEKGRLEANSGTTSNTALGGTSKVQILPGAQFLAFASTDPYTTPIEIAGTGWGETGYPCALRLAADRSATWAGPVTLTADSGIMAQRNTNFTVTGAITGAFQCEFYSGDPVAENGNLIVAPTVPGQNTYTSTKINGRPAGSVTAGSDQAFSTGPLVVDNAILKLNGHNLSFASLSGAGGAVGNYHATTPVTLTVGSNNADSSYAGVLRDGAVAPLAFTKTGTGTLTLTAAQSYTGNTTVAQGKLTLATSSLGDASTVSINSGAVLELTSATPDVVGTLILGGTSVGTGTYNASHPTYGAYFAGSGSIVVGGAYDSWASSKGLDGTPGKENGLADDPDKDGIQNLTEFYLDGNPLANDPTILPAATVDATYLTLTFHRRDDAEASVTAQAVQYGTNLTSWTDVAIGAATATGPNGVIVTVAENDAAADLITVQIPRTLATSGKLFGRLQVTK from the coding sequence ATGAATCCTCGAATCGAAACCCTGAGCCTCGCGCTCGCGTCCGCATTACCGATCTCCCTCGCTGGCATCGGCCATGCCGCATCCGTCACCTATGATGCCGACCTTGGAACCATAGGAGCCCAAGACGGCTCCGGCCTTGGTTGGAATACCACCGATGCGAACCTCTGGAACGGCTCCGCCAATGTCACTTGGCCAAATACCACGGCCGATGAAATCATCTTCGGCGCTGGCAGCGGCGCCGCGGGTGCCGTGACGGTCGGCACCGTCAATGCCAACAAGATCACCCTCGGCACTCCCGGCTCCGGCAACTATTCGCTGACCGGTGGCACCATCACGCTCGGCGGCACCACGCCGACGATCGCGGTGAATGCGGACGCCTCGATCACTTCCGTCATCGCGGGCACTGTCGGCCTCACCAAGACCGGCGCGGGCACGCTCACCTTGTCCGGCTCCAGCGCCTACACGGGTGCAACGTCGATCAGCGGCGGCTCGGTAGTCTTCACCGGCGGTGGTTCCACTGGCGGTGGCACTTTGGCGCTGGGCACTGCTTCAGGCAACAAGTCCGTGCTTAACATGAACAGCACCGGCACCCTGACCCACAACGGAACGGTCAATGTCGGTGGTGCCGGCGCCTCAGCCAATGGCGCGGGCGCGATCAACCAGACCGCAGGCACGGTGAACGTGATGAACAACGCCGCTTACGTTCAGCTCGGGTTTGGCGGCTACGGCTCCTACAACATCTCGGGCGGAACGCTCAATTTCACCAGCGCCTCCGGCTTGCGGATCGGCGACCAGACCGGCGGCCTCGGCTCTTACGTGCAGAGCGGCGGCACGGTGAATATGACCCGCTACTTCGTCGTGGCGGGTAACCAGGGCACCGCTCCTTCCGGTGTTGCCACCATCACGGGCGGCACGGTCAATGGCGGCACTGCCCAATGGTTCATCCTCGGCAATGGTGGCACTGCCACCGGCACGATGAACGTGGGAACAGCCGCCGGCGGCACCGGCACAGTCGTTTCACGGCAAGCCAACGGTATCACTTTCGGTGACTCGGGCACTCCCACTGGCATTCTCAATGTCAACAACGGGACCATTCAGTTCAATGCTGGCACCATTCGCAAGGCTACCGGCACCGGCATTCTCAATCTGAATGGTGGCACGCTGAAGGCCAACGCTGCCGGCCTCACCCTCGTCAACAACACGGTCACCAGCGCCAACGTTTACAATGGCGGCCTGAAAGTGGATACCCAGGCCAACGATGCCACCATCGCTGCCAACTTGCTGACCACCACCGGCAACGGAATCTATCCCGCCGGCGGCATCATCAATATGCCAGCCGCAGCTGGCACCGGCTACATTGGCAATCCCTTGGTCAGCGTAACTACCGGTGGCACCGGAAGCGGTGCAACTGCCATTGCCAACGTCCTCAATGGCCAAGTGACCGGCGTCACCCTGACATGCCCTGGCCAGAACTACTCGGCGGGCGACACCGTGACCTTCACCTTCACTGGCGGCGGTGCCAGCTCCACGGCCGCTCCGTTCGCCTACGTCCTCACCGCCGGCGACGTCGCCGCCAATGGAAGCGGCGGACTCACCAAGCTCGGCACCGGCAAGCTGACCCTTTCCGGCACCAACACCTTCACCGGCCCGGTCAATCTCACCGGCCCGCTGGACTCCAGTTCTCTCACGCTCAACAATACGACCCTCACCATTAACGGCTTCGTTCCGAATGCAACCGTTCCTCCGGTTCAAGCCCTCGGCAGCTTCACCACTGGCGGCACCGTGCAAGTGGTGGTCAATGGTACCTACACCACCGGCCAATGGCCACTGATCTACTATCCGTTCGGCGGCTCCATTGGCGGTGCTGGCCTTGCTGCCATGCAGCTCCAGACCGGAGCCCTGCCTCGCGGCGTGGTGGCTTCGCTGGTAAACAATACCTCGAGTTCCTCGGTGGACATCAGCATCACCACCACTCCGCTGACCTGGAAGGGCAACACCAATGCCAACTGGGACATCAATACCACGACGAACTGGACCATCGGTGCCGCAGCCCAGAAGTATCTCGAAGGCGACATCGTGCTCTTCAACGATAGCGCCACAGGTAGCACCAGCGTGACCCTCAATACCACGGTCGCACCGCAGGGTGTCACCTTCGACAACGCGACCAAGAACTACACGCTCAGCGGAAGTGGCTCGATCGGTGGCACGGGTACCCTCACCAAGTCCAACTCGGGAACGCTCACGTTACTCACCGCCAACACCTCCACAGGCGCCACCACGGTCCAGGGAGGCACGCTGCAACTCGGCAACGGCACGGTGAACGGCAGCATCGCGGGTTCCTTGGCTAACAATGACACCGTGATCTTCAACCCCGCCGGCACCTCCACCCATGCCGGCGCGATTGGTGACGGCTCGGGAACCTTCAACAAGAACGGTTCCGGGACCCAGATCATCACTAGCCCCACAAACACCGCGACCGGAACCTTCAAGGTCAACGGAGGCACCCTCCAGTTCGGGAACGGAACCACGAATGGTGCCCCCGGTGCCGCATACTACGAAGTCAACGCCGGCACCTCCTTGCGCTTCGAGCAAGCCACCGCAACTGCCGTGCCATGGAGCGGCATCACCGGCTCGGGCAATATCTACCTCAACTCCGCGCAAGCCGTGAACGCTTCCGCAGCCTGGGGATCCACGAGCTTGCCCGCCGAATACACCGGCGTGGTGCGGGTCGAGAAGGGCCGCTTGGAAGCCAACTCCGGCACTACCAGCAACACTGCACTGGGCGGAACTTCCAAGGTCCAAATCCTTCCCGGAGCCCAGTTCCTCGCCTTCGCCAGCACCGATCCCTACACCACGCCGATCGAAATCGCCGGCACCGGTTGGGGTGAGACGGGCTACCCATGCGCGCTCCGCCTCGCGGCCGATCGCAGTGCCACATGGGCAGGTCCTGTCACGCTCACCGCGGACTCCGGCATCATGGCCCAGCGCAATACGAACTTCACCGTCACCGGTGCCATCACCGGTGCATTCCAGTGCGAGTTCTACTCCGGCGACCCCGTGGCAGAGAATGGCAACCTGATCGTTGCACCCACCGTGCCCGGTCAAAACACCTACACCTCCACCAAGATCAATGGCCGTCCCGCCGGATCGGTCACGGCTGGCAGCGACCAAGCCTTCAGCACCGGTCCGCTCGTCGTCGACAATGCGATCCTCAAGCTGAATGGACACAACCTCAGCTTCGCCAGCCTCAGCGGTGCCGGTGGTGCCGTCGGCAACTACCACGCCACCACTCCGGTAACGCTCACGGTCGGTTCCAACAATGCTGACAGCAGCTACGCCGGCGTACTTCGCGACGGCGCAGTCGCCCCGCTGGCCTTCACCAAGACCGGCACCGGCACGCTGACTCTGACCGCCGCCCAGAGCTACACCGGCAACACCACCGTCGCTCAAGGCAAGCTCACCCTCGCCACCTCTTCGCTTGGAGATGCCTCGACGGTCAGCATCAACAGCGGCGCGGTGCTTGAACTTACCTCCGCCACCCCGGACGTCGTCGGCACGCTCATCCTCGGCGGCACCAGCGTCGGCACCGGCACCTACAATGCCAGCCACCCGACTTACGGCGCCTACTTCGCAGGCAGCGGCAGCATCGTTGTCGGCGGCGCCTACGATTCATGGGCCTCGTCGAAGGGTCTCGATGGCACCCCCGGCAAGGAGAACGGCCTCGCCGATGATCCGGACAAGGATGGCATCCAGAACCTCACCGAGTTCTACCTCGATGGCAATCCGCTCGCCAACGATCCCACCATCCTGCCCGCAGCCACCGTCGATGCCACCTACCTCACGCTCACCTTCCACCGTCGCGATGACGCGGAAGCAAGCGTGACCGCCCAAGCCGTCCAATACGGCACCAACCTCACCAGCTGGACAGACGTCGCCATCGGCGCCGCCACCGCTACTGGACCGAATGGGGTCATTGTCACGGTGGCGGAAAACGATGCCGCTGCCGACCTCATCACCGTGCAGATCCCGCGGACCCTTGCCACCAGCGGCAAGCTCTTCGGACGCCTGCAGGTGACGAAGTAA